TTTCTAGATGAGGCGGCACTTGATGGATGAGAGCAGCAGACTTGAGCCTCTTTGTCTCACCACAACCGGAGAGAGAAGGAATTTCGTCCAGCAGAAACCCAGAGTCTCCTACAGAAAGCCTCTCTTCAGCATCTCCCACAGGATCTCAGAGAAGAGGAACACGCCAAGTCTGGAGCAGCAGGCCAGTCATGGTGCCGGGAATCAGCTCAACTACAGCAGCATCCTCTCATCCAAGCTCCAAAGTTCAGAGGAAAATGGCCCATTGGAGAACCTACCCACCTTAGATGCTTTAGGGCAAACTTCGTCAACAGATTCTAGCCTTTATCCACTGATTGAGAAAATGTTTCTCATTCTTAATACCCTCAATTCGAGCATGACACAACTGCATAGCAAAGTCGACTTGTTAACCCTAGAAGTCATGCGAATAAAGAAGCAGATCAAACCAGCTGAGATGGTGACAGAGTTCCAGCCTCCTCCTGAATATCTGCTAACAAGTGATGAATTGAATCAGCTGATGGAGCAGACATCCAGCGCTGGGGAGCTTGGGTGTCGGCTGCTGGTGCATCTCTTCCCGGAGCTGTTCAAAGCCAAGGAGTGCTCTCACGAATGCATGGCGAGCAAGAGAACGCTGGAGTCTCTGCATCTGCAGCTGATCCGTAACTATGTTGAGGTATGCTACCCTTCGGTCAAGAACAACAGCATCTGGCAGGAAGAATGCCTCCTTCAGATTAATGACTTGTTTAATCGCTTCTGGGCGCAGAGGGACATGGAGAGTGCTCGGCTGCTCAGGAAGCAGACAATCCCAGGTGCAGGGATAAAGGCTGAGCATCCTCAAACCTATCATTTTATTAATGAGCAGGGCCAGGAGGAGCACATCTCTTTAGATAACCAGCAGAGCAGCCTGGCTGTGTCAGACGTTGCTCTCAATACACAAGCTACAGAGGAGCTGGATGAGTTCTCCTCACCTGAGGACTTTGTTATTTTTCTTATGCACCGTCTCTTCCCTGAGGTCTTTGAAGAAGGTAAAATGCCAGAAGGCTCGAGCAGTTACAGTAGTGTGGGGCAACTAATTCTGGACTCTGACAAGATGGAAATAATACGAAAGTACATGGAGGCTAATTTTCCTGATGTGCCTGAGGACAGCTGGCTTCAGGTGTGCATTCAGCACATGGAGGATGCGCTTGAGGGTCCTCACAGTAACGGCAATGGCAGTGAACCTGATAATATCAATGATGAGGGCTATGACCTGGCCAGCCTTCCTGAAGAAGTTTCTATTATTAAGGTTCCAGAGGCGGGGGATTATGAAAGGCCCAGTCGCAAATCCAAAAAGTCTTTGCTTCCACCTGTGGATTTTGACAATCTAGAGATTCCTCTTCCTGACTTTAGTGTTGCCCAGGAGTACCTCTTAACCAGGGAGCAGCTGAAGAGCAACTATGAATGTAGCTTGTCCATTGGGAACTTTGCTTCTCGGCTGCTGGTGCTTATGTTCCCTGAGCTCTTCACTCATGAGAACACAAGGAAGCAGTACAACTGCAGTGGTTCTCTTGGTAAAAAACAGCTCGACCCCGTTCGTGTAAATCTGATCCGTCACTATGTGCAGTTGGTCTACTCTCGGGCCAAGAACGACAGAGTGTGGATGTTGGAATTTGTGGGCAAGCTTGATGAGAGGTGCAGGAGACGTGACACGGAGCAGAGAAGATCCTACCTGCAGCAGCGCAAAGTGTACGGCCAAGAGTCAGAGCAGGACTTTCTTTGCCAGCTGAACCAGTTCAATCCAGATAGCATTAGGGAGGATCCAGATATTCCCTCTTTACCTCCTGAGAAAAGTAGCAAAGACTTTTGTAAAATTCCCCTTGATGAACTGACTGTATCCAAGCCGGAATTCCCTGTACCTTCTATCTACCTGCTCTCAGACACTGAGGTACGGGAAATTGTGCAGCAGAGTCTGTCTGTTGGGAACTTTGCTGCCCGCCTGTTGGTGCGCCTCTTCCCTGAGCTCTTCACCCAGGAGAACCTGCGGCTGCAGTACAACCATTCAGGGGCCTGCAACAAGAAGCAGCTTGACCCTGTCCGCCTCAGATTGATCCGTCACTACGTGGAGGCAGTGTATCCTGTGGATAAGATGGAGGAGGTGTGGCACTATGAATGTGTGCCAAGCATCGACGAACGCTGCCGGCGCCCCAATCGCAAGAAGTGTGACATTCTTAAGAAGGCCAAGAGGTCAAGCACTGTGTCCTAGTTACAGTACTTTTTAGTTACGCAACACCTCTGttgaaatacaaaataattgCACAGTATATAAGCTGAAATCGCATCGTTGAACTTTTCCAATCTGTCCTATGTAGGATGAAGCCAAGCTGTAATGAGTTTCTTCAGTACTATTCTTAGTCATATTTTACCT
This Epinephelus lanceolatus isolate andai-2023 chromosome 15, ASM4190304v1, whole genome shotgun sequence DNA region includes the following protein-coding sequences:
- the bend3 gene encoding BEN domain-containing protein 3, whose translation is MNSYEHGEVSDEAMLEKEHKHVQDVKEESEDFAICEPPEGLRGESPGATEAGKRSSAGMGPYTVQSTSSKRARVSGEMRRHLMDESSRLEPLCLTTTGERRNFVQQKPRVSYRKPLFSISHRISEKRNTPSLEQQASHGAGNQLNYSSILSSKLQSSEENGPLENLPTLDALGQTSSTDSSLYPLIEKMFLILNTLNSSMTQLHSKVDLLTLEVMRIKKQIKPAEMVTEFQPPPEYLLTSDELNQLMEQTSSAGELGCRLLVHLFPELFKAKECSHECMASKRTLESLHLQLIRNYVEVCYPSVKNNSIWQEECLLQINDLFNRFWAQRDMESARLLRKQTIPGAGIKAEHPQTYHFINEQGQEEHISLDNQQSSLAVSDVALNTQATEELDEFSSPEDFVIFLMHRLFPEVFEEGKMPEGSSSYSSVGQLILDSDKMEIIRKYMEANFPDVPEDSWLQVCIQHMEDALEGPHSNGNGSEPDNINDEGYDLASLPEEVSIIKVPEAGDYERPSRKSKKSLLPPVDFDNLEIPLPDFSVAQEYLLTREQLKSNYECSLSIGNFASRLLVLMFPELFTHENTRKQYNCSGSLGKKQLDPVRVNLIRHYVQLVYSRAKNDRVWMLEFVGKLDERCRRRDTEQRRSYLQQRKVYGQESEQDFLCQLNQFNPDSIREDPDIPSLPPEKSSKDFCKIPLDELTVSKPEFPVPSIYLLSDTEVREIVQQSLSVGNFAARLLVRLFPELFTQENLRLQYNHSGACNKKQLDPVRLRLIRHYVEAVYPVDKMEEVWHYECVPSIDERCRRPNRKKCDILKKAKRSSTVS